Proteins encoded together in one Thermodesulfovibrionales bacterium window:
- the ftsH gene encoding ATP-dependent zinc metalloprotease FtsH has protein sequence MSGVYRSLFIWLLIGLMMILLFNLVSTPQKMEDEMIFSDFMAKVDQGEVEEVVIKENHITGRLKDGKKFKTYSAEYPDLVKDLRAKGVKISARPPDQNPWYINFLISWGPIIFIALIWIFFMRQMQTGGNRALSFGKSKARLISNKAVKLTFADVAGVEEAKAEVQEIIDFLKDPQKFSKLGGKIPKGVLLVGSPGTGKTLLAKAIAGEAGVPFFSISGSDFVEMFVGVGASRVRDLFEQAKKSAPCIVFIDEIDAVGRHRGAGLGGGHDEREQTLNQLLVEMDGFEGTEGVIIIAATNRPDVLDPALLRPGRFDRQVVVPAPDVKGRLEILKVHTKKIPLDEKVNLDLIARGTPGFSGADLANLVNEAALLAARQSKSKVEMLDFESAKDKVLMGVERKSMIISEAEKTNTAYHEAGHALVARLTPGTDPIHKVSIIPRGRALGVTQQLPIDDKYTYSKDHLLKTIKVLMGGRAAEEIALHHMTTGAGNDIERATDLARRMVTEWGMSEKLGPLTFGKKDEQIFLGREIAKHKDYSEKIAEEIDEEVRGIVTDAYDESKKLLVSNYNILEAFARALLDKETLDASEIDALIAQVNGKEQTKAGSSEEVAV, from the coding sequence TTGAGCGGTGTTTACAGGAGTCTCTTTATCTGGTTGCTGATAGGCCTGATGATGATACTCCTCTTTAACCTCGTCAGTACGCCCCAGAAGATGGAAGACGAGATGATCTTCTCTGATTTCATGGCAAAAGTTGACCAAGGCGAGGTAGAAGAGGTTGTCATAAAGGAAAACCACATCACAGGACGGTTGAAAGACGGCAAGAAATTCAAGACCTATTCTGCCGAATATCCTGACCTTGTCAAAGACCTGAGGGCAAAGGGTGTCAAGATCTCGGCAAGGCCGCCCGACCAGAATCCCTGGTACATCAACTTCCTGATCTCCTGGGGCCCCATCATCTTCATAGCCCTCATCTGGATCTTTTTCATGCGCCAGATGCAGACCGGCGGTAACAGGGCGCTATCCTTTGGAAAGAGCAAGGCACGCCTTATATCGAACAAGGCTGTAAAGCTTACGTTTGCCGACGTTGCCGGTGTGGAGGAGGCAAAGGCAGAGGTCCAGGAGATCATCGACTTTCTCAAAGACCCGCAGAAGTTCTCGAAACTCGGAGGGAAGATCCCGAAGGGGGTTTTGCTCGTCGGCTCTCCCGGTACGGGAAAGACCCTCCTTGCCAAGGCTATTGCAGGCGAAGCGGGTGTCCCCTTTTTCAGTATTTCAGGATCGGATTTTGTCGAGATGTTCGTGGGAGTCGGTGCTTCGAGGGTGAGGGACCTCTTTGAGCAGGCCAAGAAGAGCGCGCCCTGCATTGTGTTCATAGACGAGATCGACGCTGTGGGACGGCACAGAGGCGCCGGTCTCGGAGGCGGGCACGATGAACGGGAACAGACCCTTAACCAGCTCCTCGTTGAGATGGACGGGTTCGAAGGTACTGAAGGCGTGATCATTATCGCTGCGACGAACAGGCCCGACGTCCTCGATCCTGCCCTTTTGAGGCCCGGAAGGTTTGACAGGCAGGTGGTTGTTCCAGCGCCTGACGTAAAGGGAAGGCTGGAAATCCTCAAGGTCCACACCAAGAAGATCCCCCTTGACGAGAAGGTGAATCTCGATCTTATAGCGAGGGGGACACCGGGCTTTTCCGGGGCAGATCTCGCAAACCTCGTAAATGAGGCTGCCCTCCTTGCAGCAAGGCAGTCAAAGAGCAAGGTCGAGATGTTGGACTTTGAGTCCGCAAAGGACAAGGTCCTCATGGGAGTCGAGCGTAAGAGCATGATCATCAGCGAAGCAGAAAAGACCAATACGGCTTATCACGAGGCCGGTCACGCACTTGTGGCAAGGCTGACCCCGGGGACAGACCCAATCCACAAGGTGAGCATCATACCGCGCGGCAGGGCGCTGGGAGTGACGCAGCAACTTCCCATTGATGACAAGTATACGTACTCCAAGGACCATCTCCTCAAGACGATAAAGGTTCTCATGGGCGGAAGAGCGGCTGAGGAGATCGCCCTCCACCATATGACAACGGGCGCGGGGAACGACATAGAGCGCGCGACTGACCTCGCAAGGAGAATGGTCACGGAATGGGGGATGAGCGAGAAACTGGGGCCCCTCACCTTCGGCAAGAAGGACGAACAGATCTTTCTCGGCAGGGAGATAGCAAAGCACAAGGATTACAGCGAGAAGATTGCCGAAGAGATCGATGAAGAGGTGAGGGGCATTGTTACCGATGCATACGACGAATCGAAGAAACTCCTCGTATCGAACTACAACATCCTCGAAGCCTTTGCAAGAGCCCTGCTCGATAAGGAGACCCTCGATGCTTCCGAAATTGATGCCCTCATTGCTCAGGTGAACGGGAAGGAGCAGACGAAGGCCGGCAGCAGCGAAGAGGTTGCGGTATAA
- the rph gene encoding ribonuclease PH, which produces MRQDGRKNDELRKVKITRNFLRTAEGSVLIEMGDTKVICASSIEEKVPPFLKDQKKGWITAEYGMIPRSTHTRMMRESVSGRIGGRTHEIQRLIGRALRSVVDLEALGERTVWIDCDVIQADGGTRTASITGAFICMADSLNYALDKGMILKTPIRDYLAAVSVGIIHGELLLDLCYSEDSAAEVDMNVVMTGNGNFVEVQGTAEGSPFSKRDLEALIDLAESGIRNLIAIQKEALSSTGAIGFA; this is translated from the coding sequence ATGAGGCAGGACGGCAGAAAGAACGACGAACTGAGGAAGGTTAAGATAACGCGGAACTTCCTGAGGACTGCGGAGGGCTCCGTCCTTATCGAGATGGGGGATACCAAAGTCATCTGCGCATCTTCCATCGAGGAAAAGGTCCCCCCGTTCCTGAAAGACCAGAAGAAGGGCTGGATCACAGCGGAATACGGGATGATCCCTAGGTCGACCCATACGAGGATGATGAGGGAATCCGTCTCGGGCAGGATAGGCGGGAGGACCCATGAAATCCAAAGGCTCATCGGCAGGGCGCTCAGGTCCGTTGTAGACCTTGAGGCCCTTGGAGAGCGGACGGTCTGGATCGACTGCGACGTCATTCAGGCGGATGGAGGAACACGGACAGCTTCGATCACCGGCGCCTTCATATGCATGGCCGATTCCCTGAACTATGCCCTTGACAAGGGGATGATCCTGAAGACACCTATCAGGGACTACCTCGCGGCCGTCAGCGTCGGGATCATCCATGGTGAACTCCTCCTTGACCTCTGCTATTCGGAAGATTCCGCGGCAGAGGTGGATATGAATGTTGTTATGACAGGGAATGGCAATTTCGTTGAGGTTCAGGGGACTGCTGAAGGCTCGCCTTTTTCTAAGAGGGACCTTGAAGCCCTCATAGATCTTGCAGAGAGCGGTATCAGGAACCTGATCGCCATCCAGAAAGAGGCCCTCAGCTCAACCGGGGCCATCGGCTTTGCTTAA
- the folP gene encoding dihydropteroate synthase, translated as MILEWSKYKLDLSRKTHIMGILNVTPDSFSDGGAFFDRDAAIERGFRLVEDGADIIDIGGESTRPGSEAPPIEEELRRTIPVIEALAKKLPIPISIDTYKSAIARRALDAGASIVNDISGLRFDPEMPKIVADYNVPLVIMHIRGTPKNMQVNPVYDALIPEIMDYLREGIRLAVEAGVREESIILDPGIGFGKTFEHNLEILGNLGEFSRLGKPLLVGPSRKAFIGKVLAGAPPSDRVEGTAAAVAIAILNGAHIVRVHDVKEMARVAKVADAIKSGIIRESP; from the coding sequence ATGATACTCGAATGGTCCAAGTACAAGCTTGATCTCTCAAGGAAGACCCACATCATGGGCATCCTGAATGTGACGCCCGATTCATTTTCCGATGGCGGCGCTTTTTTCGACAGAGACGCCGCGATCGAGCGCGGGTTCAGGCTTGTCGAAGACGGTGCGGACATCATCGATATCGGCGGGGAATCTACACGGCCTGGCTCTGAAGCGCCGCCGATTGAGGAAGAATTGAGGAGGACCATCCCTGTTATCGAGGCCCTGGCAAAGAAATTACCGATACCGATATCCATAGACACTTATAAGTCGGCTATAGCAAGAAGGGCGCTCGATGCCGGGGCGTCAATCGTCAATGACATCAGCGGCCTGCGCTTTGATCCGGAAATGCCGAAGATCGTTGCCGACTATAACGTGCCGCTCGTGATCATGCACATCCGGGGAACGCCGAAAAACATGCAGGTCAATCCGGTCTATGATGCCTTGATACCGGAGATTATGGATTATCTCAGGGAGGGCATCAGGCTTGCTGTGGAAGCTGGGGTTCGGGAAGAGAGCATAATTCTTGATCCGGGCATTGGTTTCGGCAAGACCTTCGAACACAATCTCGAGATTCTCGGGAACCTCGGCGAATTTTCACGCCTCGGGAAACCTCTTCTCGTGGGCCCTTCACGAAAGGCCTTCATAGGGAAGGTACTGGCAGGCGCCCCACCCTCCGACCGCGTTGAAGGCACTGCTGCGGCAGTGGCTATCGCGATTCTTAACGGAGCCCATATCGTCCGTGTTCACGACGTGAAAGAGATGGCCAGGGTGGCAAAGGTTGCAGACGCGATCAAGAGCGGGATTATCCGAGAATCTCCCTGA
- the murI gene encoding glutamate racemase produces MNNKPIGVFDSGIGGLTVLKELFRVLPKESTLYLGDTARVPYGIRSAETVTRYSFENTGFLVSEGIKLLVVACNTVSAVSLEEIRKRVSMPVIGVIEPGSRAAAKTTRNRKVGVIGTEATIGSNAYTRIIKGFDDSIDVFGLPCPLFVPLVEEGLTEGEIAEIVAERYLKNVKDKGIDTLVLGCTHYPLLKNVIGKVMGSSIVLIDSAIETVREIRKTLLRDGIEADSAAEPSRLFYLTDAPERFRRVGERFLGQRIEKIAKIDIGGR; encoded by the coding sequence ATGAACAATAAGCCCATCGGTGTCTTCGATTCAGGAATAGGCGGACTGACCGTTCTCAAGGAGCTCTTCAGGGTACTCCCGAAGGAGAGCACCCTCTACCTCGGGGATACGGCCCGTGTGCCCTACGGCATTCGGTCGGCAGAAACAGTGACGCGTTATTCTTTCGAAAACACCGGTTTTCTCGTCTCGGAGGGCATTAAACTTCTCGTGGTGGCCTGTAATACGGTCTCGGCAGTCAGCCTTGAGGAGATACGAAAGCGGGTATCTATGCCCGTGATCGGCGTTATCGAACCGGGATCGCGGGCAGCGGCAAAGACTACGAGAAACAGAAAGGTCGGCGTTATCGGCACGGAGGCTACTATCGGAAGTAACGCTTATACGCGGATCATCAAGGGCTTTGATGATTCCATCGATGTCTTCGGCCTCCCCTGCCCCCTCTTCGTACCCCTTGTCGAAGAAGGATTGACAGAAGGGGAGATAGCGGAGATTGTCGCCGAACGCTATCTGAAGAATGTGAAAGATAAGGGCATAGATACCCTCGTCCTCGGCTGCACCCATTATCCTCTCCTGAAGAACGTTATTGGGAAGGTGATGGGAAGCTCCATCGTACTCATAGACTCTGCCATTGAGACGGTACGAGAGATCAGAAAGACACTGCTCAGGGACGGCATCGAGGCCGATTCGGCGGCCGAACCCTCAAGGCTCTTTTACCTGACCGACGCCCCTGAGCGGTTCAGGCGCGTCGGCGAGAGGTTCCTCGGTCAAAGGATAGAGAAGATCGCAAAAATCGATATCGGAGGTCGCTGA
- a CDS encoding methyltransferase domain-containing protein: MDELSKEYVISFFEKTLAMHGDRPESVGWNARGQPLHYEALLDIGNIEGAKILDFGCGRGDFYRFLKDRNISVDYTGLDINERMISLAREKFPECRFGVLDSEKNELTEEFDYIFLCGVFNLKVQGLDETIKETIERLFRRTRIALAFNALSAHNPRKDCALHYIFPEEIFQFAVKNLSPTVSLRHDRMAYDFVIFVYREINGFSV; encoded by the coding sequence ATGGATGAGCTTTCGAAGGAGTACGTGATCTCCTTTTTTGAAAAGACCTTGGCCATGCATGGCGACAGGCCTGAGAGCGTGGGATGGAATGCAAGGGGACAGCCACTCCATTACGAGGCGCTTCTTGATATCGGAAACATCGAAGGTGCAAAGATTCTCGACTTCGGATGCGGCAGGGGAGATTTTTACCGGTTTCTTAAGGACAGGAATATCTCGGTAGATTATACGGGTCTTGACATCAACGAGAGAATGATCTCTCTGGCGAGAGAAAAATTCCCTGAATGCAGGTTTGGTGTTCTTGACAGTGAAAAGAACGAGCTCACTGAAGAGTTTGACTACATCTTTCTCTGCGGCGTATTCAATCTCAAGGTCCAGGGACTTGACGAGACGATCAAGGAGACCATCGAAAGACTTTTTCGCCGGACCAGAATAGCCCTGGCCTTCAATGCGCTCTCAGCTCATAATCCGAGAAAGGATTGTGCCCTGCACTATATCTTTCCCGAGGAGATTTTTCAATTTGCCGTGAAAAACCTTTCCCCGACCGTTTCGCTCAGACATGACAGAATGGCCTATGATTTTGTGATCTTTGTTTACAGGGAGATCAACGGCTTTTCCGTCTGA
- a CDS encoding M48 family metallopeptidase: protein MLIILLLAYLFVASFGYWLQILNLRHLKQYGDVVPLEFSDYIDRDVLKKTRDYTVEHSRFSIIESIALDSIVILFFFFGGLFNTYNSWIVSLNQNSVVSGTLFFLFLTYAKTILSIPFDLYSDFRIENKYGFNTMTGRLWVSDFLKSIGLTTILLGTMTASAFFIITMSPEHWWFIVWLFFLVFSLLIMYISPYVIEPLFNKFTPLDDETLEGPIKELMKKAGIMVSRIFRIDASKRSRHTNAYFTGIGRVKRIILFDTLLEKLDREEILSVLAHEAGHWKKRHILKHIVMVEALSFIGLYLSFRIIGTGFLNDLFALRHNTIFASLLILGFIGGIVAFPFTPLMSYLSRKHEREADGFAAVITGNPGAMATSLIKLSKDNLSNLHPHPLYAAFYYSHPPVVQRVREIHSMVTQE from the coding sequence ATGCTGATCATTCTTCTTCTCGCCTACCTCTTCGTCGCATCCTTTGGTTACTGGCTCCAGATCCTTAATCTGAGACACCTGAAACAATACGGTGATGTTGTTCCCCTGGAATTCTCGGATTACATCGACAGGGACGTGCTGAAGAAGACGAGGGATTATACCGTCGAGCACAGCCGTTTCAGCATCATCGAGTCGATTGCTTTGGATAGTATTGTCATCCTCTTCTTCTTCTTCGGGGGGCTCTTCAATACCTATAACTCGTGGATCGTCTCCCTCAATCAGAACTCCGTTGTCTCGGGAACGCTCTTCTTCCTCTTCCTGACCTATGCAAAGACCATACTCTCGATTCCCTTTGACCTTTACAGCGACTTCAGGATAGAGAACAAGTACGGCTTCAACACCATGACAGGGAGATTGTGGGTCAGCGATTTTCTGAAATCCATAGGCCTTACCACCATACTTCTCGGCACCATGACGGCATCGGCATTCTTTATCATCACCATGAGCCCGGAACATTGGTGGTTTATTGTGTGGCTCTTTTTCCTCGTCTTCAGTCTCCTCATCATGTATATCTCGCCCTATGTTATCGAACCCCTCTTCAACAAATTCACTCCCCTCGATGACGAGACCCTGGAAGGTCCGATCAAGGAGCTCATGAAAAAGGCCGGGATCATGGTCAGCAGGATTTTTCGCATCGACGCGTCGAAGAGGAGCCGCCACACCAATGCCTATTTTACCGGCATCGGCAGGGTAAAGCGCATCATCCTCTTTGATACGCTCCTCGAGAAATTGGACAGGGAAGAGATCCTTTCGGTCCTGGCCCACGAAGCGGGCCACTGGAAGAAGAGACATATCCTGAAGCACATCGTGATGGTAGAGGCCCTTTCATTCATCGGCCTGTACCTCTCCTTCCGAATAATCGGGACCGGTTTCCTGAACGATCTTTTCGCACTTCGGCACAACACCATCTTTGCGAGCCTCCTCATCCTCGGCTTTATCGGAGGCATCGTCGCGTTTCCCTTCACGCCCCTCATGAGTTATCTCTCACGGAAGCATGAAAGGGAGGCCGACGGGTTTGCAGCCGTAATAACGGGGAATCCCGGGGCGATGGCAACATCGCTCATAAAACTTTCGAAGGACAACCTCTCGAACCTCCATCCCCATCCCCTGTATGCAGCATTCTATTACTCCCATCCGCCGGTGGTACAACGGGTGAGGGAGATACACAGCATGGTGACACAGGAATAA
- a CDS encoding FAD-binding oxidoreductase, protein MMADIRIITTSRSEKVIKEVAVEAFRAGLRGELLTPDSAGYHEARRIWNAMIDRRPALIARCTSPEDVVQAVKFARKHDLLVSIRGGGHNIAGNAVCDDGLMIDLSLMKRVQIDLNARRATVEPGCTLADFDAAAQAHGLATPLGINSTTGMAGLTLGGGFGWLSRKYGMTIDNLLSADVVTADGNQVHASETENDDLFWGLRGGGGNFGIVTSFEFQLHHVGPGVLSGFIVFPFDQAKSVLRQFARFTETMPDELNVWMITRKAPPLPFLQKDVHGKEIVVLALCYAGEPTEGEKLIEPLRGFGTAHGEHIGVQPYTAWQQAFDPPLTPGARNYWKSHNFSKLSDGAIDVIIEYAGTLPSPQCEIFVGTIGGQTARIAPEAMAYSSRDANYVMNVHGRWESAAEDERCIAWAREFFAKAQPFASSGAYINFLTQEETNRIAFAYGAAYNRLVALKKKYDPTNIFRMNQNIKPSV, encoded by the coding sequence ATGATGGCAGACATACGAATTATCACGACAAGTCGCTCGGAAAAGGTGATTAAGGAAGTCGCCGTCGAAGCCTTCAGAGCCGGTCTTCGAGGCGAACTCCTCACGCCTGACTCTGCAGGCTATCACGAGGCGCGGAGGATCTGGAACGCCATGATCGACCGCAGGCCAGCGCTGATCGCCCGATGCACGTCGCCTGAAGATGTTGTCCAGGCCGTAAAGTTCGCGCGCAAGCACGACCTCCTTGTCTCGATTCGAGGGGGCGGCCATAACATCGCGGGCAATGCCGTCTGCGACGACGGCCTCATGATCGACCTCTCGCTGATGAAGCGCGTCCAAATTGACCTGAACGCGCGCCGGGCGACCGTCGAGCCCGGCTGCACCCTTGCCGACTTCGACGCGGCCGCGCAGGCGCACGGTCTCGCCACGCCGTTGGGCATCAACTCGACCACGGGCATGGCCGGCCTGACGCTCGGCGGCGGCTTCGGGTGGCTGAGCCGGAAGTACGGCATGACCATCGACAACCTGCTCTCTGCCGATGTCGTCACGGCGGATGGCAATCAAGTGCATGCCAGCGAAACGGAAAACGATGACCTCTTCTGGGGGCTCCGTGGTGGAGGCGGGAACTTCGGTATTGTCACCAGCTTCGAGTTCCAGCTCCATCACGTTGGGCCGGGAGTGCTGAGCGGGTTCATCGTCTTCCCCTTCGACCAGGCAAAGTCAGTGCTCAGGCAGTTCGCCCGTTTCACCGAGACGATGCCGGACGAGCTCAACGTCTGGATGATCACCCGGAAGGCTCCCCCGCTGCCCTTCCTGCAGAAGGACGTCCACGGGAAAGAGATCGTCGTGCTCGCACTGTGCTATGCGGGTGAACCGACTGAGGGCGAAAAGCTGATCGAGCCGCTGCGCGGGTTCGGCACAGCGCACGGCGAACACATCGGTGTTCAGCCGTACACCGCGTGGCAGCAGGCCTTCGATCCGCCCTTGACACCGGGCGCTCGCAACTACTGGAAGTCGCACAACTTCTCGAAGCTCAGCGACGGCGCGATCGACGTCATCATCGAATACGCCGGCACGCTGCCGTCACCGCAGTGCGAGATCTTCGTCGGCACGATCGGAGGCCAGACGGCCCGCATAGCGCCCGAGGCGATGGCCTACTCAAGTCGGGATGCCAATTATGTGATGAACGTGCACGGCCGCTGGGAGTCGGCCGCCGAGGATGAGCGCTGTATCGCCTGGGCGCGCGAGTTCTTCGCCAAGGCACAACCTTTTGCCAGCAGCGGAGCGTACATCAACTTCCTGACCCAGGAAGAGACCAACCGCATCGCCTTCGCCTACGGTGCGGCGTACAATCGGCTGGTGGCGCTCAAGAAGAAATACGACCCGACGAACATCTTCCGGATGAACCAGAACATCAAGCCTTCGGTCTGA
- the murQ gene encoding N-acetylmuramic acid 6-phosphate etherase, whose amino-acid sequence MSTTEERNPKSGNIDVLAVERVLELMNEEDAAVIHAVRAAIPSLAKAVEEAVSAIRRGGRIFYVGAGTSGRIGLIDAAEMPPTFGVSHDLFRAVIAGGDASIRKSVEGAEDDVDAGRDSAFSVTSKDMVIGISASGRAPFVLAFLDTARKRGARTWLMTCNRTEMPLFLDDSTMVMPDGIVEVVTGPEVIAGSTRLKAGTAAKLVLNMFSSATMIRIGKVYRGLMVDVVPSNKKLVQRAEGIIMEITGCTREEAGRYLRLAEMRPKVAIVMKARGVSKEEAWDLLRNSGDSLREILG is encoded by the coding sequence ATGTCAACGACAGAAGAGAGAAACCCCAAATCAGGGAACATCGATGTCCTCGCTGTAGAGCGGGTGCTTGAGCTGATGAACGAGGAGGACGCTGCCGTCATTCATGCGGTCAGGGCCGCCATCCCTTCTCTTGCGAAGGCCGTGGAAGAGGCTGTATCGGCGATCAGAAGGGGCGGGAGAATATTCTATGTCGGGGCCGGGACGAGCGGAAGGATCGGTCTGATCGATGCAGCGGAAATGCCACCGACCTTCGGCGTGTCTCACGATCTTTTTCGTGCTGTGATCGCGGGAGGAGATGCTTCGATAAGGAAGTCCGTTGAAGGCGCTGAAGATGACGTAGATGCCGGAAGGGATAGTGCATTTTCTGTCACGAGTAAGGACATGGTCATCGGGATATCGGCAAGCGGGAGGGCTCCCTTTGTCCTGGCCTTCCTCGATACGGCAAGAAAACGCGGTGCAAGGACATGGTTGATGACCTGCAACAGGACGGAGATGCCACTCTTCCTTGACGACTCTACGATGGTTATGCCTGACGGAATCGTCGAGGTCGTCACCGGACCTGAGGTGATCGCCGGATCCACACGGCTGAAGGCGGGGACCGCCGCAAAGCTCGTTCTCAATATGTTCTCCAGCGCAACTATGATCAGGATCGGAAAGGTTTACAGGGGATTGATGGTTGACGTTGTCCCCTCGAACAAGAAGCTTGTTCAGAGGGCTGAGGGAATCATCATGGAAATAACAGGCTGCACCAGGGAAGAGGCCGGCCGATACCTCAGGCTGGCCGAGATGAGGCCGAAGGTGGCAATCGTTATGAAAGCGAGGGGGGTGTCAAAGGAAGAAGCCTGGGATCTCCTCAGAAATTCCGGCGATTCCCTCAGGGAGATTCTCGGATAA
- a CDS encoding peptidylprolyl isomerase, whose translation MTAVKEGDTIRIEYIGKLEDGTIFDSSAADRPLEFTVGEGEVVAGLEKGVIGMTTGESRSIRIGMEQAYGPHRKERVCELDKKRVPEGFHPEVGKQLQLYRADGLPVMGTVIKISETSFTMDYNHPLAGKTLIFDTTLLEIL comes from the coding sequence ATGACTGCAGTGAAAGAAGGAGACACGATCAGAATCGAATACATAGGAAAACTCGAGGACGGCACCATCTTCGATTCCTCGGCAGCCGACAGGCCTCTCGAGTTTACCGTCGGGGAAGGAGAGGTAGTCGCCGGACTCGAAAAGGGAGTGATCGGCATGACCACCGGTGAATCACGGTCCATCAGGATAGGGATGGAGCAGGCCTATGGCCCTCACAGAAAGGAACGCGTTTGCGAACTCGATAAGAAGAGGGTGCCGGAAGGTTTTCACCCCGAGGTCGGCAAGCAGTTGCAATTGTATCGTGCTGACGGCCTTCCTGTTATGGGAACGGTGATCAAAATATCAGAAACCTCCTTTACCATGGATTACAACCATCCCCTCGCCGGAAAGACCCTGATATTCGATACGACACTTCTCGAGATCCTGTGA
- a CDS encoding diguanylate cyclase, translating into MPYADAASDEDGSPFARVFLPFLRLTIARKLFLGYLTLYVLLLAVAVFSLWSLERLNDINRSVIRTDISLIETSEKMIDVLLSQELYARRYSILKSPETMALFKEKSREFENLYNGIRGLPDLQEVPLDRLATLHAEYSDLFTESMLSLAPPSSPQGVRYDREIRNRQEELISLIKEISLKARSAQREKTLLTSQIGATAFRVTAILCVVSILAGIIASFLITKSIADPLSSLKNATKEISEGRFDSVPEIKNQDELGELFHAFRDMAKRLKQMEVKCLDASPLTRLPGNIAIENVLSERVEAGDPLAFCHLDIDDFKAFNDRYGYARGSEVLKTTARIVEKSVADCGTGDDFVGHIGGDDFVVITTPDRYRDICTAIIGLFDKTIPEFYDPEDRERGYINGKTRQGQEARFPFMTISIAVVTNRDFELTSHIQVGELAAELKEYAKDLPGSVYVVNKRRKEH; encoded by the coding sequence ATGCCGTATGCTGACGCCGCATCGGACGAAGATGGCTCTCCCTTCGCAAGAGTCTTTCTCCCCTTTCTCCGTCTCACGATCGCAAGAAAACTCTTCCTCGGTTACCTCACGCTCTATGTTCTGCTCCTCGCTGTCGCCGTCTTCAGCCTCTGGAGTCTTGAACGGCTAAACGATATTAACCGAAGTGTCATAAGGACGGATATATCCCTGATAGAAACGTCGGAAAAGATGATCGATGTCCTTCTCTCCCAGGAGCTTTACGCACGACGATACAGCATCCTCAAGAGCCCGGAGACCATGGCCCTCTTCAAGGAAAAGAGCAGGGAGTTCGAGAATCTCTATAATGGGATACGCGGTCTGCCGGACCTTCAGGAGGTCCCCCTGGACCGCCTGGCGACCCTCCACGCTGAATACAGCGATCTCTTTACGGAGAGCATGCTTTCCTTGGCGCCTCCTTCCTCCCCTCAGGGAGTGAGGTACGACAGGGAAATCAGAAATCGCCAGGAAGAGCTCATAAGCCTGATCAAAGAGATTTCTCTTAAGGCCCGTAGTGCCCAGCGTGAAAAAACCCTCCTCACCTCACAGATCGGCGCAACGGCCTTCAGGGTCACGGCAATACTCTGTGTTGTCAGTATTCTCGCCGGCATAATTGCGTCGTTTCTGATAACGAAGAGTATTGCGGACCCTCTGTCCAGTCTGAAGAACGCTACAAAGGAAATCTCGGAAGGAAGATTCGACTCCGTTCCTGAGATAAAGAACCAGGACGAATTGGGAGAGCTTTTTCATGCCTTTCGGGATATGGCGAAAAGGCTGAAACAAATGGAGGTGAAGTGCCTCGACGCGAGTCCCCTCACAAGACTTCCAGGAAACATCGCGATAGAGAATGTGCTCAGCGAGCGGGTTGAAGCGGGTGATCCCCTGGCATTTTGTCATTTGGATATTGACGACTTCAAGGCGTTCAACGATCGCTACGGATACGCCAGGGGCAGCGAGGTCCTGAAAACGACCGCACGGATTGTGGAGAAGTCAGTTGCCGATTGCGGGACCGGCGATGACTTTGTGGGCCATATCGGCGGAGATGATTTTGTCGTCATCACGACCCCTGACCGGTACCGGGATATATGTACTGCAATCATCGGCCTCTTTGACAAAACGATACCGGAGTTTTATGACCCTGAAGACAGGGAGAGGGGATATATCAACGGAAAGACCCGGCAGGGACAGGAGGCGCGCTTTCCCTTTATGACGATCTCAATCGCTGTAGTCACGAACAGGGATTTCGAGCTCACAAGCCACATCCAGGTGGGCGAACTCGCTGCCGAGCTGAAGGAATATGCAAAGGACCTTCCGGGAAGTGTTTACGTTGTCAACAAGAGGAGGAAGGAGCATTGA